GGCGCGTTGATCGTGCAGTCTATTCCGCATGGCGACCCAGTTGTAAGCAGGCTGTATGATGAGCTGGAAAGGGCCGTGTACGGGGAGCTCCTCAGCCAGTAGAGGAGTAAGCATGTTTAGAGCAGAAAATTGCATAGAACGAACGGGCATGCATAGACTGGTCATGCACCACGGGGAAAACCCGTGGCGTGGGCAGAAGGAAAAAAGCTCTCTCTCATGCAGACTCGTCTGGCATCTCCATGGACTCGAGCACATTCATCAGAACCTTGCGGCACTGTCTTCGGTAGTGATACGCCATGAGCTGGTTCCGcgtcgccgcggcctcgtccatctcgaaCTCGGACTGGTCCAGTCGCTCGAGTTCCTGAAGGACCTTGTTttggatgatggcgacggtCTGGAACAGAACCGGCTGGAACGCCGCGGTGACATCACCCGTTAGCACCCTTCGCAGCCGCTCCAGGTCTGTATCAgggccggcgccctcggggaCAGGTAGCAATTCCTCGCGCTGTTCGGGGGTCGTCTGCGCCAGGACTAGCTCCCAGACCATGGTGTCCTGAACATGGCGAAAGGGGGGCAAGACCTTGGTCCCGTCAACATCGGAGAGCAGGCGCACAGATCTTGCCGCCACAGAGCTCGGATCGGCGACAGGCCGGAGGGAGATGAGGTAGTCTCTGggtttggcggcggcggcggcggcgcctgcgctctcttcggcggcgggcttCGCGCCCCCCCGCCTCTGGACGTGGACGTAGTCGTTGTGCAGGTGGGCCGACTCGGGGATGCAAAAGCCGTAGGCGAGCATCAGCTCGGCGTTGGTCTTGGTGGTGCCGTAGTTGTTGAAGACCTGAGCGCCGGGCACGTAGGGATGCAGTGTGCGCAAGGTGCACTTGTTcgtgtcggcgtcggcgtcccAGGCAATAGCGGCCGTGGGCGCGTGGTTGCCAACGTCGAAGAGGGGCAGTAGCAGGGAGAAGTCGTCGATGGCGCACCCCTCAGGCAGCGAGAGGGTCGgctggcgggcggcggggatGACGAGGGATGGGCGGAAGCTGCGGCTGGTGAAGATGCAGTACGCCCAGTTGTAGAGGAGGCGTGTGTAGTCGTGGCGGGCggggtcgtcggcgaaggAGGCGATGGCGTGTTTGAACTCGGCCTTCAGACGGGACttgatctcggcgacggcgacgtggACGTTGGtgtcctcgagcagctcgaggtcgtcggcgggccagagcggcggcaagaTCCAGGACTGGAGGTGGTGCGGCTGTGGAAGGGTCTTGATGTAGGGGTACCAAAAGGATTCCTTGCCGAGCAGGTACTGGTGGATAAGGAAGAAGCGGCCGATGACGTGAGGCGGGACGGAGGCGAGGAacgagggggggaaggggctGGACGAAGGAGCGGCGCCTTCGTGATGGAAGCCTGGGCTGGGCGTGgaggcggcgttgaggtAAGACAGCGTCAGGTCCAAGGGACAGGTGACAATGGTCTCGCCCGgttcgacgccggcgccttcgGGGGAGACACGGAACGAGTTGCCGGTGTTGGGGTCGTTGTAGACCTCGACCGACGGGTGGAGGGCGGCTCCGTGGCTTTTGGCCCAGCCGACTAGGTCTTCCATGGTTTGGGATGGAAGGACGGCGCCTGAACGAGGAGTGAAACAGATGGATGCGTCGGGAATGCGAGCGAAGGTGAGCCTAGATGCGCCTAGATGTCCGTCTTGTCCACGCCGAGGAATGTCGAAGGTGCGGTTGgagagatggatggatgaacGGATGGTAGGACGAatggttggttggttggttggttggttggaTAGTTATTTCTTCAATGCCGAACTCTCCATGATGTTAGCTCGTGCTTCCTTCGACGGGGGGTGTGGGAGGGCCTTGGCTCACGATAGGTTGCCGTCTTGCTGGTGGACGTTTAGATGTTTCCCGCTCGATTTCCAGCCACCAAGtcgagagagggaggggtgcGGGGTAGAAAAAGTTCAAGGTGAAGAAAACCAAGGTGAGGAATTGTGAAGGTGGGGTACTTCACCGAAGCTAAGTGTTCCTCTGGgcacctacctaggtacctaaggtaggtaggtgcaCCGGGGGTAGGGTACCTGTGTCTTTGGATACTTACGTCAGCAAGGGGAGAAGCAGCCGAGGACATCCGCACTTGGGGAAATCTAGCAAATCCATCAAGATGCCATCCGAGGCCGGTTTACTCAGCTAGCCGGTGCAAGCGATTATTCGAGTTCATCGTGCTGCTAGCCAAAGCTGCGCACACACAAGCTACCTCCATACACTCCCATCGGACTAGATCGATCCCCTGCAGGTTCCCCACAGCGGCGCGACGCAGGCCCATCCTTGTTGGCAGTTCGTCTaatcggcgccggccaaaccttcgtcgacgacattGCTCATGATATCCCGTCGTCATCACGTCTCGACAATGCACATGCTTCCTGTCCGACTTGTTAAGGGAAAAGGGGATTGCTAGAGATACTGTGCCTGGTTGAAGTGCAAAGGGGAACGGGCTCTCATACCTCACGCTATACCATATGGTCCATTGGCCGAGCTCATCGAATCAGACAGGCTTAAACGATGCCATGATTGTATCTGAGTCCTACCCAATACTTAGAGAAGAAATGCGACGTCCCCGTGCTCTAGGAACCACGGGATAATCATCGGTGGAGCCAAACAGACCGCAACGTCTCTCCCGTTTGCGGCCTGCTGagctgcgctgcgctgcgctgcgccgggatcatcaacaccaacatcactgctccgccggcgcctcTTCGGATCCATTGCCGATGGCCAAAGACGCCGCTCCCTCCAGGGCGAACCCGAAGACGCGAGCATACCACCCCTGAGACCAATAACTCATCTCCAGGTTATGCGGCGCCCCGGGGATCACGCTGCCCTCGACGCGTCTACTCCCCGTGAAAGCCGCCGCGTACTCGCGCAaatcctcgtcgccggtgaGCCAGAGGCCGTCCCGCCCCGCCAGCGCAACCAGGACGGGTGCCCGGATCTTGCCCGCGAATCTGTCCCGCCACGTGGCGAGCCACCTGCTGCGCATGTCGGCCATCTCCCGGTAAGGCATCGGCCGGTCGAGGCGGCTGGTTTGCGCCAGCACGTCCGGGTCAGCGGTCCCCGGCGGGAACATGAGCGCGTCCTTGATGTGGTACGGGAACGAAATggtccgcggcggcggatcGTCCGGCGGTGTGAAGTCTTTGGTGCGGAGGTTGCTCACAGCGTTGCCGAAGCCCGAGATGGTGACGGCCGCGAGTGGGTaggccggcgacgcctcGCCACCGTGCAAGGCGGCCGCGACGCAGCCGCCCGGCGCGCCAAGCGAGTGGCAGTGCAGCGCAATCGAAGAGCATCCGTTGGGAACGCCGAACTCGTCCCAGAGCGCCGGCAAGATGGACCTGTGGAGGAAAATGCCCCATTCTTCGTGAAAGGACGAGGTCTCGGGGATCGTCTCGACGGGAGACGTGTCGATGTAGCCCGGGCGGTCTATGGCGACAAAGGGCACCCCCGTGGCGGCACTGACGTGGCGGGCGCTGTAGTCGTCAACGTCAAAGTACGCGCTCGAGAAGCAGCCGCCATGAAGTCCAACGAGGAGCGGGCGGTGAACCGGGCGGGTTCCGGTTCCGTCGGTGGCCGGCGGGATGCTGTGGAGGCCGGACACGGTCTTGCCGTCCGGAAGACTGAGCTTGAAGGCCTGCATTGTCGGACGGTTATCGTGCTTTCTGAAGCTTCCTCTGTGTGCAGAGTGCCGAGGGGGGTTCAAGTTCCAGAGAGGTAAGTCTCGTCTGACGTTGTTAGATGATCCTACCAGAACATCCCGAGTGAGGAGATGTGGCTTATCGGTCAGCCTCGGGGGTTCTCGGCTGCCGCTGACGAGCCCCGATGGCTGGTCTTCGGTCGTGATTCGATCGCAAGTGAGAACAGTGGGGATGGAAGAGACGCAGGGATCATCTTCGTCCCCCGACAAGGGTTATCTTCGCGGATGACGTTCCGGATCAGGGGATATATGCAATGCATCGGTTGCAAGTCAAGTTCGTTCCAACAagctgttgttggtgtttGCTTCAACGCTTGCTTCACGCCCACATTTATCTCGACTGTGTGCGGGGGCATTTGCAACATTCTCAGTCCTCCTTGACCTTCCTATTTAACAAACCCCGCTCGTGTTGAATGTCCTCAGAACTCCCACTGCTTCTCAAAATATAAATTGGTCGTGAGAAGATGGCGGAAGAACGCGCTGTATCAGCAGCCCCCGAAGTGTCTTCGCCGGCTCGGCCCCAAGCAGAGAACCCAaacccggccgccgctgctaCTGCCGCTCCCACCGACACTcccaccggcgccgacaccgtcaccaccaccgcccccCTGGATGGCCATCCTGCTCAGCAGGTCCAAGACGACGTTGACGCTCAGGATGGCCACCCTGCCCAACAGATcgaagtcgacgacgatACCAGCCATGCGGAAGATGGTTATCAGACCGCCAGCGAGACTAGCTCGCGTGCATCTGCATCTCTGACCTCGAGCATCCGCGACTACAACTTCGAGAACA
This genomic interval from Colletotrichum higginsianum IMI 349063 chromosome 9, whole genome shotgun sequence contains the following:
- a CDS encoding Alpha beta hydrolase fold protein, with the protein product MQAFKLSLPDGKTVSGLHSIPPATDGTGTRPVHRPLLVGLHGGCFSSAYFDVDDYSARHVSAATGVPFVAIDRPGYIDTSPVETIPETSSFHEEWGIFLHRSILPALWDEFGVPNGCSSIALHCHSLGAPGGCVAAALHGGEASPAYPLAAVTISGFGNAVSNLRTKDFTPPDDPPPRTISFPYHIKDALMFPPGTADPDVLAQTSRLDRPMPYREMADMRSRWLATWRDRFAGKIRAPVLVALAGRDGLWLTGDEDLREYAAAFTGSRRVEGSVIPGAPHNLEMSYWSQGWYARVFGFALEGAASLAIGNGSEEAPAEQ
- a CDS encoding SET domain-containing protein, producing the protein MEDLVGWAKSHGAALHPSVEVYNDPNTGNSFRVSPEGAGVEPGETIVTCPLDLTLSYLNAASTPSPGFHHEGAAPSSSPFPPSFLASVPPHVIGRFFLIHQYLLGKESFWYPYIKTLPQPHHLQSWILPPLWPADDLELLEDTNVHVAVAEIKSRLKAEFKHAIASFADDPARHDYTRLLYNWAYCIFTSRSFRPSLVIPAARQPTLSLPEGCAIDDFSLLLPLFDVGNHAPTAAIAWDADADTNKCTLRTLHPYVPGAQVFNNYGTTKTNAELMLAYGFCIPESAHLHNDYVHVQRRGGAKPAAEESAGAAAAAAKPRDYLISLRPVADPSSVAARSVRLLSDVDGTKVLPPFRHVQDTMVWELVLAQTTPEQREELLPVPEGAGPDTDLERLRRVLTGDVTAAFQPVLFQTVAIIQNKVLQELERLDQSEFEMDEAAATRNQLMAYHYRRQCRKVLMNVLESMEMPDESA